ACAGACGGGACAATTGGAGTGCGAGCACAGCCACATATCGATGCATGGCAGGTGGTACGAGTGCATGCACTCCGGCAAACTCCGCACCTCTTCACCCTCTTCAAACTCACTCAAGCAAATCGGACAAGTTGCTTCCTCCCCTCCTGAGCCCATCCCTTTTTGGTACTTGAAGGCTGGGATGAGCCTGGCTGCGGAGTTCTCAATGCTGCTTGGCGTTTCTCTACCAATAATAATACTGTTGCTGTCTTGGTGTAGCCGTTGCGCGTTAGCCCTAGCCCGGTCGCGGTTGCACCATCCCGTGGCAAGGCAGTGGTAGATTGTGACCACCAGAGCTGCCGATCCGACTCCGATCAGGAGAGCCGTGACTTTGTTGCTAATATCATCGCCATCGTTAGACATGGTGGACATTAGCTCGAAAGCTAATAAATTACAGTGGGTCATCCTTTTCAGAGTGAGGcataatattaaacaaaagaaaagagtggTGATGAATACAACGATATGTTACATTGTGTTTGCAACAACAAGATGATTATTTTGTCTTATGCCCAGTCTGCTTCTTCTGAATGCTATTagcaataaagaaattatttttattattttatcatacataaaattaattaagattatttataacttatcaaatttttcatgtttaattatgaattaaataaataaaattataaaaaaataatttaataacatGCAGATGAGATTGTAAtagtttcttttaaattagttaaaattttcGGTTCGAGTTTTGAATATGCAAATGTATGTTGATAGTGTGTTACCACcgtaaatgttatttttacttttttattttatatattttttattctatttgccataaaatctatataaattcggaaaatactttttttctttttgatggGGAAATCATTTTCCTTGAAGAGATtgtttttttgtcttttagtgataaaatattatttttttgatcaatttttctattataccaaatacaagaaaatgcAGAAAAGATGTATTTCGGAAACAAACTAAGTTCTAAGTAACTAAGCAAGAAGGTGAGATGGGCAAGGCTGAAAAGTGTgatacaaaagaagaaaaaaggacTGGGATACTTCAAAAACCCACCAAGGCCAAACCACAAATTATGAGCCCAAATAATTGTATCCTTATATAGTTTGTACTGcaaaaaaagaattgtaaATTATACTATGACTTTAGGTTAATGGCATCAGAGTTTTCTCAAAATTAGAAATCTTGAAGCTTGTTTGagagaaattcttttttatcattCTACAGAGAAtgtaattcataaatttattattttcatttgaaataaatttaatttttaataaataagtatttctaaaataatttagcaatttgactaaattttttataattataataaattattagaatatacatatattttaatctttaattaaatttgaaaatttttcttaataataaagttTTCGTATATACATAGACTCCATAATCAATTGTTAGATGCTagaaactatttttttttagtgaaGGTtgactattaaatatatttttataataaaatataaagaattaaaaaataaaatataaaataccttatgataaaaaaaatattttcatttcttaaatGTCAAACAACATAGTTACTTTgagattataaattttgacacATAAGAATCCATCTAGCACAAAAAACCATATTCCAACAAAGAAttctaatgatgcaaatcctactagctgaAAGAATCATATTCTGACAAGAGTCCTACTCTAACTATAGGAGTCCTAATGATATTAAGAGTCTAAATGACATCAAAAATTCAAGTGATATTAAGAGTCTAAATGACATCAAAAATTCAAGTGATATtaagaatcctaatccaactagaATTCAATATCTATTTCACACCCATGAAGACCCAATTATTAGGTCCAAgactaaaaagataaaaagagcTCTCAATGGACTTATTCAGAATGTTTGGGCTAAAAATACATCAAGGCTTAAAGAGttagattcaaattcaagactcattaatctaatttaatttattaggctttaataaatctaatatgtgTTTAATGAGTATAAATGAGCACATAAGGGAATTTGGGCCTAATTAGCTCCACCAAAAATAATCCAATGGCTTAAAGAAATTAgagtttcttaattttaatggCGGCTGGATAGTATTTTGAGagtattagaattttatttttagttagaATATTTATCACTATCCCGTTTGagctataattttttaatagcttagaattagggttttctgaaggctataaaagcctagtacaaatttttaagttcattgattgatgattaatatattttatgagtttataCTCTATCTTTAGTTCTTGTTTAGAGATAAATCGAACTTATCAAGCAATTTATTGTCTGTGGCGTTCAAATTcgatttatcaatttagaatccataATAAATTGTGGCATCTTCTACCTCTAATACCTTAggtttgataatttaatatacttAGAGGGTCTAATGTTTTCATTAATCTGGTACTAGATAGATATTGAAGAATGAAATTAAACTTGCATACggatttaatcttttaatatagGTTAGGTTCGTATCgctctttttaatttaattgctaaattaaatttttaccttacacttatttttaaatctagtaTATAACTTTATTGCCTTAATTATAGTAATGTatttttacattaatttttatttttattttggaaagTTTATTAGTCAAAAATTACTATCTTGACAACAATTTTGCGATGATAAAAAATCTGAGCAATATTGGACTTGTTGACCCACGTCTACATATTTTAGAGAACATAATACAAAcgattaaaaaaacaaaaaaatagagaCGAAGATAtgctattaaattatatgttaGTTTACTTAAATaccattatttattattatgagaaGAGTCtgcaatattaatttaatttttccatTGCTGAAATTACAGTTATTATCAGTCAATTGTAACTAATAATTTTGTGGAACgctaaattagaattaatgtcaatatatatatattattaaaatttgaaaaagctgaaaataatgaatttttagttCAAAGAAAAGTAAGGAAGGAAATAGTTGATGAGCCTTTTTAATTAAGTCAACtttgaattttagaaaatgtcAAAATTAGAGCGAACGAGGTGAAGTGgacaaattgaatttaaaagaaagagaaaaatcgttagttttaaaaatgagaatacaGAGAGAGAGTGTGGGTTGGGtcggagaagaagaaaagaaagggaagagATGATGTCTTATCTCAGCAAACATAACTCCAAAAGTGATAAGGAGTTAAGATAAGGAAACCCAACCCCAAGCAAGCACGTGCCTTCACAATTATAGCACACCTACTTTTGTGGgccaatttttttcttatatgaaattaaatacaCAATTGGACCCCTTGATTCCCATATTATCTCTACCCCTCTATTAATTAtcctttttcaaatatatccATTTGAAATGAATAACCGACTCATATTACAATCCTAAATATTATGGTAGTAATATCtatgttaattaatatatcagttttttttctaatatttacttaCTAAActataagtaaaaaaataaattatttattatattttaattatttgtttaaagTAGGGTGTGTGTATGATAAATAAATCAGTTCGACTCATGTCATTGATCAAGTAATTCGAATTAGTCTCTTGTAAGTAAGAATTATTGATTTAACTtcacaatatatttttttctcttaacaaattttcagttaaataaaatttgtcaATACATACTCATCTAACGGTTCATATTAtgctattaattaaaatgctattgtattttattatgtaaataaaaaaataatatagtgcATCTAGATGGTATTAACAGACAAGTTTCtgcatatataatatatggtACTAAATTATCATTTATACAAGTAACATAGTACTAACATGCCAACATgattagtataatataaattacacAAATTTTCCGATCCTATAAATAGGAAAGAACCCTGAGAAAAGTAGATACTAACTGACCCAGTTCAAgcctgaaaataataattattattattatacaaaCTTAATTATTGTCAAACTGATCATATTATATACAATCGTCGGTGCTATTTATCAATCTTAATTATGACACTGATTATTCTGATGCTTTTTCTGGGTTACTTGAACACCACTTCCATTGGAATATTCAATAATGCAACTTTCCATTAGGACAAACAGATTCCTGAGTATCTGTTAACCAATAACTTATCACTCGCATGCCATGGAAAACTTGCTTAATGGAGTTGGCCGAACAGACAGCCACCACTAATGTCTAAAGTAAGACAATGTTGTATTTGTACAGTGGTGAAGCTGAAGTGATACCCAAGTATAGTATAGTATTCTTACACGGTATTATCCAGGGACAGACAGTACTTATCAGGTTCTGATGACGGCGTTAGGGGAATAATTTTGTGTGCTGTGAAAAACTGACGCCGTCTTTGATCGTATCACATGTTGCGGTGGGCTCCTAGAAGATAGTGCAGTTGTCAGGCCGTGAAAATTGACACTGGTTATGGTATCCTGAGGATTACCGTTTCAGGAATTcataataaattgtttttattatgtGATGACTGGTGATCATCAACTTACAATTTGTGGTTCTTAAGACTTTTTGTTTTGGCTTAATTGCCAAAAGAATTCTctacattatatttattattaaatctaatatatagtttataatattttttaaaaattttagccatattttcatattaattttaattttttagtcttagatgaaattatcaatttattaatttagcataaattttaacaataataaaaaaaataagaggcTGAGTCAACACTTCCATTATTAAAATGCAACTGTTTAAGTATATATGATTAAgggataattataaatttagtcttcagtttctaattttttattttattgtttgaattatttttttatctaatcaATTATCTGAATCTactaatctatatatattatagtatcTTTTATGGATTGTACatattaaagtaataatttaatttatttcacacataaaattatctaaatattcttattcatccttactaaagaaaatattggattaaatttttttatttttttatttattttttaagaaaaaatttactcatcatcttttaattttaaaaatttattttttgaaacacttaatattttcttttttctcctctTATTGTTTTAAggtgaaaaaatatatgtttttagatgaatatatgaaaataaaataacaagtaaataatatataatttttaaatctttatttgaatgaatgaaaaaaataaaaaaaatattttttctttttttaatttgttaaaagcaaatgaaatatttttttaaaatagtgtTGAGaatggataaaaataaaaatataaaagaagaaaattaaaagaaatatgatattattttaaaaaaaattatttaagtcaatttattatttaaaataagtcaaataagaattttaatggttatataaatttttataagcaTAAAATTCCCAGAAAAACTAATTGTTATTTGACGATTCCAATGAGAAAGATCTATAATTAATCAACCTATAAAGCCAAATTctgtataaaagaatattcaaagtctTGTACCTTCTTTGCAATTTCCTTTTGAGCCAGAgacaaaaaattgaaatatgttagattatattaaaatatatttattaattttttaataataatatctgttgtaaatataaataaaaattagagatttGAGCCTTATATTCTATTAATCTTGACTCTGAGTTCTTAGAcctagtatttttatttttctattatatcttttatttataagttcTAAAAAGATTAAAGACACGacatttatattaagagtaaTCTTATATTGTTGACTTTGATTTTcgattttttcttaattaatggagcatataatatttttataaaaaaagctaatgtttaaaattattttttaaattaattaaataattaaaaaatatattatatgccATATCACGTAAGTAAGAGTTGGAATAAGTTAATGTGAGATGTTTGTATGGAATAGTATAAAGTAATATATCTTCATAGTATTCAATAAGGTATATAATATCACATATATTACTATCCCATTAGATGTTAAATGGTAAATAGaatagattttatataattttatttgattaaatgttcataaacaaattaattagaaatttactaaatttatgTTGATAATCAAGtgttcataattttattagatgttaagttaataaattatttattgatcgataaattaattaaaatactaatctaatctaattaattaattaattgataccTCACTTAGTGAATTTCTTTAGTTCCTatactattaatttataaactttattgTATAAAGTTGATGAGATAAAACCCAAACCTAGATagttaatatgaaaaaaaaatctgatAAATTAACCTGAAAATTGATCTAAATTTCAAAAGTAACCTAAATTAGAGATTATGTGAATCTAATTTAATCCGAGctcataataattaaatttgaagaaTAATCTTATAAAAAGACTCGAGACTTATCTAATCTTATCTATTTCTATACTGAAATagtctaaaattaaaatatttaaattttaaaataacttaaactTGAATAATCTGAATCTGAAattactaaattgatataatccaaaatacaaaataatatatgtttgCATCTTGAATTACCGGTGAAAACACATGAGTGGGGAATAATCAAACTAAAGATCCCCATTAGTGAAAGGTGACACCAATGCTTAGTTTGCTTACCTTAATTAGTAGTCtcttatttcattatttttttcccaaaaaaataaaaataaaaataaaatcaacaaattGTCATGacatcaatatatatatatatatatatatattataatattagaattagcATATCTAATCATGTAAAGCataattctaaaagaattgACAAATTCTTAAATGAAGAGGCACAACACTATTGTACCAAAATATAGCAACTCTTGGGAGTTTCTAAAAGACACTACTAAACTAGTTCTGTCTTTTCTTGCTGGCCATCAAACTATAACAAAAGTTATTTGCTAGTGACTAagcatattttattattatattataattatataataaaaataatatggtTGCCTTATCAGTAAAGAAGATGGCACCTGGTTTTGTGTTCTGAGGCCTTCTTCCATTGACAAACTTGGAAGTGATAAGTTATTGGCTTTTTATGGACTGGtgatgatattttataaaataaaattgggtGAATAAGTccaattgtttttcttttgtttactTTCAATTTAATGTACAACTGTCCTTACTTCCTTCTTTCCTGCCTGGCCTGTCATAACATTAAATAAGATACACTTGAAAATGGAGTATCTCTGTGCCGGACACGTGTCGGACACAAGATACTGATAAACGctcatttttaaagaaaacttaCGTCAGCACATGTGTAATAAATTCcattgtttatttatgaaattcgACACGATTCTTTTTGCatcaaatttatcatttttactaattattttaaataataattaaatccttaaatttatataaaattggaaaattagctttagatttaatttcttatatccaACTAATCCATAGTTTGTGCGAAATAATTcattatgttaaaattaaaatataattatatgaagtatattaatattttaatagtttattttaattaaatttaaatataaaaagtggGACCATCTtgaatgtaaaaaaaaaaaataatcgaAAGAGATGATTCGATATTATATTCGGTGGTCCATTTCAATGATTTTTAGATTAGtaataacagaaaagaaagaatagaatATTAGAGAAAGATTGAGTAGAAAATTCCTTTATTAATAAGGCTACTACTTCGCCTGCAGccaaactttaaaatttacagTATTGGACATATAATAGCTTAATTTCTcctctaaaaaaaaaattatagaaagataaatatattatccgattgaaatctattaaaacaactattttatttgaaaaaaaatacaaaaaaaaaaaaagtaaaacaaaaaataaataaatttaaaaaatattttagtactaTAATATATGTTga
The nucleotide sequence above comes from Ricinus communis isolate WT05 ecotype wild-type chromosome 6, ASM1957865v1, whole genome shotgun sequence. Encoded proteins:
- the LOC8268262 gene encoding RING-H2 finger protein ATL52 translates to MTHCNLLAFELMSTMSNDGDDISNKVTALLIGVGSAALVVTIYHCLATGWCNRDRARANAQRLHQDSNSIIIGRETPSSIENSAARLIPAFKYQKGMGSGGEEATCPICLSEFEEGEEVRSLPECMHSYHLPCIDMWLCSHSNCPVCRADAVSTQIVYRSLGLASEEGSNGNNPYQDLGMLQNIVIQSRTI